In Ignavibacteriota bacterium, the following proteins share a genomic window:
- a CDS encoding ATP-binding cassette domain-containing protein yields MTVRQIVEEPLRVHTSQSKRDRSAIVHRVLEEVHLPAAILDEYPYALSGGEKRRISIARILSLPPQLLIADEPVSSLDVSIRGRILMMLDRIRRELHTTLVVISHDLAVVEQICDRAAIMHKGSIVEECSAAALARGALSHPYSRALYSSSLRIVNDRRIDVMNS; encoded by the coding sequence ATGACCGTGCGTCAGATCGTCGAGGAACCGCTCAGGGTCCACACAAGTCAATCCAAACGGGATCGATCTGCGATCGTTCACCGTGTTCTCGAGGAAGTGCACCTCCCCGCGGCCATCCTGGATGAATACCCATACGCTCTAAGCGGCGGCGAGAAGCGGCGCATCTCCATTGCCCGTATCCTCTCTTTACCTCCGCAATTACTCATTGCGGATGAACCTGTGTCTTCTCTGGATGTCTCGATCCGGGGAAGGATCCTGATGATGCTCGACCGTATCCGGCGCGAACTCCATACCACGTTGGTGGTCATCTCGCATGATCTCGCCGTTGTGGAGCAGATCTGTGACCGCGCGGCGATCATGCACAAGGGCAGCATTGTCGAAGAGTGTTCTGCGGCAGCACTTGCCCGGGGAGCACTGTCGCATCCCTATTCACGGGCTCTCTACTCCTCGTCGCTACGCATCGTCAACGACAGACGAATCGACGTCATGAATTCCTGA
- a CDS encoding T9SS type A sorting domain-containing protein has translation MPGSWILAQNYPNPFNPSTTITFGLPERSRVRLSVYNTLGEMVSALTDAEWDPGYHSVAFNATGLPSGVYFYKVDAGPFVMTRRLMLLR, from the coding sequence GTGCCCGGGTCATGGATCCTCGCACAGAACTATCCGAACCCGTTCAACCCATCCACGACAATCACCTTCGGACTCCCGGAACGCTCGCGGGTGCGGCTATCGGTATACAACACACTCGGAGAAATGGTGTCAGCGCTGACGGATGCGGAATGGGATCCAGGGTACCATAGCGTCGCGTTCAACGCTACGGGCCTGCCCAGCGGGGTCTACTTCTACAAAGTGGATGCGGGTCCGTTCGTAATGACACGGAGGCTTATGCTGCTGCGCTAG
- a CDS encoding ABC transporter substrate-binding protein, with the protein MPRTFDPITASEDMESVRLSRLLYEGLFQVDISKAVRPGIAQPTRFLPDGRRMSIALRSGLKWSDGGEITAQDVTSTFEAMRRATNRNLQTRVADIVSVQPTGTYDLLITFRSIIDRRNMPKLLAFPILPRHKLQELPLTVRSDIAVQPVGSGFYKFVGRDAKTIHLEANEQYRKRGGNVEGPYIDKISILHIPDAASQVDHIRLGKVDILVEVPPSQIAILNAEGMSLPDYESLSFEFLAINHTNPLLAIREVRQAMEYGFDRDNILTRVYQRKGTLVAGPFPPYLKSYSLDVPPFEYNPEKAIGLLTGAGLPRLETEESDRTRLAGVSNSSLSGPSR; encoded by the coding sequence TTGCCTCGCACGTTCGATCCGATCACGGCATCGGAGGACATGGAGAGTGTCCGGCTGTCGCGGCTGTTGTATGAGGGCCTGTTCCAGGTGGACATCAGCAAGGCGGTCCGACCGGGTATTGCACAACCGACGCGCTTCCTCCCCGACGGAAGACGCATGAGCATTGCCCTGCGGTCCGGCCTGAAGTGGTCTGATGGTGGGGAGATCACGGCGCAGGATGTCACGTCAACCTTCGAGGCGATGAGGCGTGCGACCAACCGGAATCTGCAGACGAGGGTTGCCGATATCGTGTCCGTTCAGCCCACCGGAACCTATGACCTGCTCATTACGTTTCGCAGCATCATCGACCGGCGAAACATGCCAAAATTACTTGCGTTTCCCATTCTCCCCCGTCACAAACTCCAGGAACTCCCCCTGACCGTACGAAGTGACATCGCTGTCCAACCGGTCGGGTCGGGGTTCTACAAGTTTGTTGGCCGGGATGCAAAGACGATCCACCTTGAAGCCAATGAACAATACCGAAAGCGGGGTGGCAATGTCGAAGGACCGTACATCGACAAGATCAGTATTCTCCATATCCCGGACGCTGCATCGCAGGTCGATCACATTCGCCTTGGCAAGGTCGATATCCTTGTGGAGGTGCCGCCATCACAGATCGCGATCCTGAACGCCGAGGGTATGAGCCTCCCGGACTATGAAAGTCTTTCTTTTGAGTTCCTTGCGATCAACCATACGAATCCACTCCTTGCCATTCGGGAGGTGCGTCAGGCCATGGAATACGGGTTCGACCGCGACAACATTCTGACGAGAGTGTATCAGCGGAAGGGAACTCTTGTTGCGGGACCCTTTCCTCCGTACCTGAAATCGTACTCGTTGGATGTCCCTCCCTTTGAGTATAATCCGGAAAAGGCCATCGGACTTCTGACCGGGGCCGGTTTACCACGATTGGAAACGGAGGAATCCGACAGGACGCGGCTGGCCGGCGTCTCGAATTCATCATTGTCTGGCCCAAGCCGGTAG
- a CDS encoding ABC transporter permease, producing the protein MVSGRLKKASDLAGGIAGLIIRAFLQFALATFLLFLLFGGGRTAPSEEHGLFGEMQQVREKVSVGGVAANYGRWLLGVVTSLDLGHSDRQNRTVREIILAGLPLTLGVSLGAMLVGAGIAIPLAWRGALYPESRGIRLASHTLISVSVLPVFFVAAIMRTPWIRYCDIPTFGTGLLACFGYYGIPVVILGVFDGTLGDQVKQIRETFILILREPFIVAARARGASVRRHVFRASAVSVLAIFSSRFTFALGGALIVEYVFLRDGVSLIALDALLYRDRTVILAVGVIFSVLGIGSELLHRIVLFIADPRARSGGGKSPA; encoded by the coding sequence ATGGTATCTGGCAGACTGAAAAAGGCGTCAGATCTCGCTGGGGGGATCGCCGGACTTATTATTCGTGCGTTTCTCCAGTTTGCCCTTGCAACATTCCTCCTCTTCCTGTTGTTTGGAGGCGGACGAACAGCACCATCGGAAGAACACGGCCTGTTCGGGGAAATGCAACAGGTCCGTGAAAAAGTATCCGTCGGTGGCGTAGCTGCAAACTATGGACGATGGCTGCTGGGGGTTGTGACATCGCTGGACCTGGGACACTCAGACCGGCAGAACCGAACGGTACGCGAGATCATCCTTGCAGGGCTTCCGCTCACCCTGGGCGTGAGTCTTGGGGCCATGCTTGTCGGCGCAGGCATTGCGATACCGCTCGCCTGGCGTGGTGCGCTCTACCCTGAAAGCCGTGGTATCAGACTTGCGTCCCACACACTCATCTCAGTCTCCGTTCTTCCCGTCTTCTTTGTTGCCGCCATCATGCGGACTCCCTGGATCAGATACTGCGATATCCCCACGTTTGGAACCGGTCTCCTTGCATGTTTCGGATACTATGGCATCCCGGTCGTGATCCTCGGGGTCTTCGATGGGACGCTTGGTGACCAGGTCAAGCAGATCCGGGAAACGTTCATCCTGATTCTTCGCGAGCCTTTCATTGTGGCGGCCCGGGCCAGGGGTGCCAGCGTGCGCCGGCACGTGTTTCGCGCATCCGCCGTGTCCGTCCTGGCGATCTTCTCCTCCCGGTTTACCTTTGCGCTGGGGGGCGCATTAATCGTCGAATATGTCTTCCTGAGAGACGGCGTGAGCCTCATCGCGCTGGACGCGCTACTCTATCGCGACAGAACGGTGATCCTTGCCGTGGGGGTGATCTTTAGTGTTCTCGGTATTGGCTCGGAGCTCCTCCATCGGATCGTTCTGTTCATTGCGGATCCCCGCGCGCGGTCAGGGGGAGGGAAGAGTCCGGCATGA
- a CDS encoding putative Ig domain-containing protein, which produces MLFTSGGSLIGEATTTTEASEVTFLRVPATSGYQYWVYVTQTKYPNIWGEAYWGRKTGITIMNGVTVVDTFRHNTPIMPGLAVYDNNDVELKAMSNRVLQPGVPIRFELTLENPANAGATVVNVYAKTYIDRNWSRAIDDTAQSSVYSLSVGSRTIWYFTRTTPSDPGIYAFAFGAFATGPGYSDRLTDGSNWHDSVFIIQAPPVLTSISPTVVDAGGPAISLTAYGSGFVPGSVVRFNSSDRITRYVSSTQLEAALTSADLAAVSDYTITVNNPAAGGGTSYAQPFRVQYPAPQLNQLSPPSRVAGSTGFTLSVDGTGFFSTSVVNWNGGSKSTSYTSGTRFFAGGDGPTSRSTDHGATWTSISNGLPSTWVYAFARTNSRVFAATYSGVFVTTDEGTNWSSAGLASMDVEALAVSGVYLLAGTYTSGVRYSTNAGSTWFQSDLASEAVRALMAVGNLVFAGTKNGVYVSTNNGVNWTQKSSGLLNTDVRAFTVIGGTVFAGTDGGGVYRSTNSGATWTWSYAAGINASAIALTAVGDYLFAGSYGVAGGVYRSTNGGTSWVATSTSVGNWIQSLAAYGGRLYAGTDAGVYVSTNFGVTWTKAGSPVTKILALDVSGGRLDATISSTDIASPGDYDVTVTNPVPVAGPSGKLTFRVDPASLAISTASPLPAGTTGVTYTTTVAASGGTLPYSWSLSSGALPTGLSLTPATGVISGIPIAGIAPASFQIRVTDNAGAHTEKDLSLSIYNPAPIISSLSPSSKTAGEAGFPLTVYGTGFINGSIVRVNASDRTTEFVSSTQLTATILTGDIASAGNLSVTVFTGIPGGGSSDPPATLTVNPVGLAITTSTPLPGGVVGTVYSTTLGASGGTPPYSWSLASGTWPSGLTMNSSGRVTGTPRPRSMGGYLPSR; this is translated from the coding sequence GTGTTGTTCACTAGCGGTGGGAGCCTCATCGGGGAGGCGACAACCACCACCGAGGCATCAGAAGTTACATTCCTGCGTGTGCCCGCTACTTCCGGATATCAGTACTGGGTCTATGTCACCCAGACCAAATACCCGAACATATGGGGGGAGGCCTATTGGGGCCGCAAGACCGGCATCACCATAATGAACGGTGTAACAGTGGTGGACACATTCCGGCACAACACACCGATCATGCCGGGGTTGGCGGTGTATGATAACAATGATGTTGAGCTCAAAGCGATGAGTAACCGGGTACTCCAACCGGGAGTGCCAATTCGATTTGAACTTACTCTGGAGAACCCGGCGAATGCCGGAGCGACGGTCGTCAATGTCTACGCGAAGACGTATATCGACCGGAATTGGTCGAGGGCGATTGATGATACCGCCCAATCGTCGGTGTACTCGCTGAGTGTGGGATCCAGAACCATATGGTATTTCACCCGAACCACCCCGTCCGACCCGGGTATATATGCGTTTGCATTCGGTGCGTTTGCCACCGGACCCGGCTACAGCGACAGGCTTACCGATGGATCGAACTGGCACGATTCGGTTTTCATCATCCAGGCCCCTCCTGTCTTGACTTCAATCTCTCCTACCGTCGTCGATGCCGGTGGCCCGGCGATCTCATTGACCGCTTATGGGTCTGGCTTTGTCCCCGGGTCCGTGGTCCGATTCAACAGCAGTGACCGTATCACCCGTTATGTGAGTAGCACGCAACTCGAAGCCGCGCTTACCAGCGCGGATCTGGCAGCGGTTTCAGACTATACGATCACAGTGAACAATCCGGCTGCCGGCGGAGGAACATCATATGCCCAACCCTTTCGGGTGCAATATCCCGCTCCGCAGCTCAACCAATTGTCGCCGCCAAGCAGGGTCGCTGGAAGCACCGGTTTTACGCTGAGCGTAGACGGGACCGGGTTCTTTTCAACTTCTGTGGTCAATTGGAATGGCGGGTCCAAGTCGACCTCATACACGAGCGGCACCCGGTTCTTTGCCGGTGGAGATGGACCGACCTCCCGTTCAACTGACCATGGAGCAACCTGGACCTCCATTTCCAATGGATTGCCCAGCACATGGGTGTACGCATTTGCCCGGACGAACTCCAGAGTCTTTGCCGCCACGTATTCGGGCGTGTTCGTCACCACAGACGAAGGCACGAACTGGAGCTCTGCTGGCCTGGCAAGCATGGATGTGGAGGCTCTTGCGGTGAGCGGGGTGTATCTTTTGGCCGGGACATACACCAGTGGTGTCCGTTACTCCACAAATGCAGGATCGACCTGGTTCCAATCAGATCTCGCCTCAGAAGCCGTCCGTGCGCTCATGGCTGTGGGAAATCTCGTTTTCGCCGGCACGAAGAACGGCGTGTATGTCTCGACAAACAATGGCGTGAATTGGACCCAAAAGAGCTCGGGACTTCTGAACACCGATGTCAGGGCATTCACGGTCATCGGAGGGACCGTCTTTGCAGGGACTGACGGTGGTGGGGTGTACCGGTCAACGAACAGTGGGGCGACTTGGACCTGGTCATATGCGGCTGGCATCAATGCGAGTGCCATTGCGCTTACCGCGGTGGGCGACTACCTTTTCGCTGGATCGTATGGTGTTGCCGGCGGCGTCTATCGGTCAACGAACGGCGGTACATCCTGGGTTGCAACCAGCACGTCAGTGGGCAACTGGATCCAATCGCTGGCCGCTTACGGTGGAAGGTTATATGCCGGAACTGATGCCGGTGTGTATGTATCAACCAATTTCGGAGTAACCTGGACGAAAGCAGGTTCTCCGGTGACAAAAATTCTCGCACTGGATGTGAGCGGGGGAAGGCTTGACGCAACAATCTCTTCAACAGATATCGCTTCCCCCGGGGACTACGACGTCACAGTCACCAATCCCGTGCCGGTTGCGGGTCCCTCCGGGAAACTGACCTTCAGAGTGGATCCGGCTTCGCTTGCGATCAGTACGGCTTCACCGTTACCAGCGGGGACAACCGGGGTGACCTATACTACGACCGTTGCTGCGAGCGGTGGTACCCTGCCGTACTCCTGGTCTCTGTCGTCTGGTGCTCTCCCTACGGGCCTGTCTCTTACTCCTGCAACAGGAGTGATAAGCGGCATCCCGATAGCGGGTATTGCACCGGCGTCATTCCAGATCCGCGTGACTGACAATGCCGGCGCGCATACAGAGAAAGACCTCTCACTATCGATCTACAATCCGGCACCTATTATCTCAAGTCTCTCGCCTTCGTCAAAGACAGCAGGTGAAGCAGGATTCCCCCTGACGGTGTACGGGACGGGATTCATCAACGGCAGCATCGTTCGCGTCAATGCATCTGACCGCACGACGGAGTTCGTGAGCAGCACACAGTTGACGGCCACGATACTCACGGGGGATATCGCATCGGCGGGGAATCTATCGGTCACGGTCTTCACCGGTATTCCTGGCGGAGGATCGTCCGATCCCCCGGCAACGCTTACGGTGAATCCAGTCGGACTGGCGATCACGACCTCCACGCCACTCCCCGGAGGAGTCGTAGGGACCGTCTATTCGACGACCCTGGGTGCAAGTGGAGGCACACCTCCCTATAGCTGGTCGCTCGCGTCAGGGACATGGCCTTCAGGTCTGACGATGAACTCCAGTGGGCGAGTGACTGGTACCCCACGGCCGCGGTCGATGGGAGGTTACTTACCATCACGGTGA
- a CDS encoding ABC transporter ATP-binding protein translates to MMATAPPNGSLLRIRDLRAMFAVDGRLVRAVDGVDLDVAHGETVCLVGESGSGKTATALSILGLSSGHPGIVDGSIRFDRRELLAGLSDCCSSARTDGWLTINKDVRKWDRIATTNLRGVRGKKIGMVFQDPVASLSPYMTIGHHLAESLRMRDPAPPHAECRHRAVQLLEQVRIQDPERVLDAYAFELSGGMCQRAMLAIALASDPLLLIADEPTTALDVTTQLEILQLLKELRREKGISLLLITHDLALAATMADTIAVMYAGHVVEHGPAGSFLRSQGAHPYTRGLFEAGQAGRNGIKKFSFIGGSPPDSSAVHAGCRFAQRCSRKSALPDGGAHCESQPPPKATIGDGLRCSLLGHSRK, encoded by the coding sequence ATGATGGCGACAGCTCCTCCAAACGGTTCGCTGCTCCGCATCCGGGACCTGCGGGCGATGTTCGCGGTTGATGGCCGGCTGGTACGCGCGGTTGACGGGGTTGATCTCGACGTAGCCCATGGCGAGACCGTTTGCCTCGTGGGAGAATCCGGATCGGGAAAGACAGCAACGGCACTCTCAATCCTCGGCCTCTCCTCAGGCCACCCGGGAATCGTGGACGGTAGTATCCGATTCGATCGACGGGAACTGCTGGCGGGATTGAGCGATTGTTGTTCATCGGCAAGAACGGACGGTTGGTTGACCATAAACAAAGACGTCCGGAAGTGGGACCGCATCGCAACTACGAACCTGCGCGGGGTCCGCGGGAAGAAGATCGGCATGGTCTTTCAGGACCCGGTGGCATCACTCAGTCCCTACATGACGATCGGCCATCATCTCGCAGAATCTCTGCGCATGCGGGACCCTGCTCCACCGCATGCCGAATGCCGGCACCGTGCTGTACAGTTGCTGGAGCAGGTCCGGATCCAGGATCCTGAACGCGTACTCGATGCATACGCGTTCGAACTCAGTGGCGGGATGTGTCAAAGAGCAATGCTGGCGATTGCCCTGGCTTCCGATCCTCTGCTGCTCATCGCGGATGAACCGACAACGGCACTGGACGTCACGACGCAGCTGGAGATACTCCAACTATTGAAGGAATTGCGCCGCGAGAAGGGGATCTCACTCCTGCTTATTACGCATGACCTCGCCCTTGCCGCGACCATGGCAGATACCATTGCCGTCATGTATGCCGGCCACGTCGTCGAGCATGGCCCGGCGGGATCATTCCTTCGATCACAGGGAGCGCATCCCTACACACGGGGGTTGTTTGAAGCGGGACAGGCCGGCCGGAACGGCATAAAGAAGTTCTCGTTCATCGGGGGTTCTCCACCCGATTCTTCCGCAGTCCATGCCGGGTGCAGGTTCGCCCAACGGTGTTCACGCAAGTCGGCTCTGCCTGACGGTGGCGCACACTGTGAAAGCCAGCCTCCGCCAAAGGCGACGATAGGAGACGGCCTACGTTGTTCGTTGCTGGGACATTCCCGGAAATGA
- a CDS encoding ABC transporter permease produces MSRWKYSLKGSSGNAGAAASLPGRWSTLVGGVMVLFFMTGALFGNYGYDLGLYPYSPAFGIANDDYAEAPPSSGVVRWLLDHQEDSIDPIPEEFHLLGTDQAGRDVFIQVLHGAWTYLLPGIAVAVLMLAIGIPLGAASGYAPSSVAGSTASFLIALMDSFPRLIALMAVFILFDFDLPALVLGLSVFNASRVASIVRARVAGLVNTRFVEAAEELGVSRFRIIAHRLIWLNCRHALAIQMIYGMASLILVEATFTYLNVGTEVGQTSWGRMILEGMGGGGFNHKIDAGIYWQAAPPSFAIVWTLLGFYLLADGLERRLHAKNPGSR; encoded by the coding sequence ATGAGCCGCTGGAAGTACTCGCTGAAGGGCTCCTCCGGAAACGCTGGAGCTGCCGCATCGCTGCCCGGTCGTTGGTCGACGCTTGTTGGAGGCGTGATGGTTCTGTTCTTCATGACGGGCGCATTGTTCGGCAACTATGGCTACGATCTGGGCCTCTATCCGTACTCGCCGGCGTTTGGTATCGCGAATGACGACTACGCGGAAGCACCACCATCATCCGGTGTCGTGCGGTGGTTACTTGATCATCAGGAGGATTCCATCGATCCGATACCTGAAGAATTCCACCTGCTCGGGACGGACCAGGCCGGGAGGGATGTGTTCATTCAGGTCCTGCATGGTGCATGGACGTATTTGCTGCCTGGCATCGCGGTTGCAGTCCTCATGCTTGCGATCGGGATCCCGCTCGGAGCAGCGTCGGGGTATGCGCCATCGTCCGTGGCCGGCTCGACCGCTTCATTCCTTATCGCCCTCATGGATTCCTTCCCGCGCCTCATTGCATTGATGGCCGTCTTCATCCTTTTTGACTTCGACCTTCCAGCGCTCGTACTCGGGCTCTCCGTCTTCAACGCCTCTCGCGTTGCGAGCATCGTGAGGGCGCGCGTGGCGGGACTGGTGAACACCCGCTTTGTCGAGGCCGCGGAGGAACTCGGGGTGAGCAGGTTCCGTATCATTGCACATCGTTTGATCTGGCTCAATTGTCGGCATGCCCTCGCGATACAGATGATCTACGGAATGGCGAGTCTCATCCTGGTAGAAGCGACGTTCACCTATCTCAATGTCGGGACGGAGGTCGGGCAGACGAGCTGGGGACGCATGATCCTCGAAGGCATGGGGGGGGGAGGGTTCAATCACAAGATCGACGCGGGGATCTACTGGCAAGCAGCCCCACCATCCTTCGCCATTGTTTGGACACTCCTTGGTTTCTATCTCCTTGCGGATGGTCTCGAGCGCAGGCTTCATGCAAAAAACCCGGGGTCGCGATGA
- a CDS encoding ATP-binding cassette domain-containing protein — protein sequence MFLQAQNVVKVFKHRGWFPGAASVRPVIAVNGISMMLEKGGSLGIIGESGSGKTTLARMLLGLVLPTSGLIQIESGQNDPRQQAQWMRRNCRMIFQVSMLR from the coding sequence ATGTTCCTGCAAGCGCAAAACGTCGTAAAGGTTTTCAAGCACCGCGGGTGGTTCCCGGGAGCCGCATCCGTACGTCCGGTCATTGCCGTTAACGGGATCTCGATGATGTTGGAGAAGGGCGGCTCCCTCGGGATCATCGGGGAGAGTGGAAGCGGCAAGACCACGTTGGCCCGGATGCTGTTGGGTCTCGTGCTGCCGACCTCTGGCCTGATCCAGATCGAAAGCGGCCAAAATGATCCGCGCCAGCAGGCACAGTGGATGCGTCGCAATTGCCGGATGATATTTCAGGTCTCGATGCTGCGTTGA
- a CDS encoding T9SS type A sorting domain-containing protein — protein MTDYAGSYAEKDFSISVLNPFPVITSIVPSEKVVGEPAFSLTVNGSGFVPTSQVRYSGGVRTTSYVSATQVMASISADDVAVTGVQAITVSTPAPGGGTSTPPAVLTIALPVTPPRITVQSTWSFPSRTRADAFAQADYRLVGLPGDSTIPVTAILRGTPETDWRVAWDNGTSTNYLVRHSSTAPLSFGLGKSYWILSKANVTLDLNLPAVTVNNRNQAEIPLHPGWNMITNPFSGNVQWSTVVAANAGIENALWSFSGAWSTGTQMIPYMGYYFHNGQALGALRIPRPGALPKAAVNTDHSVFAWKVDVALKQADIVDSDLSFGVFRDTAQRPAPLHKPRGLAGIPETFFRRTDIDPAYPDFATDFRSPSSEVEAWEFRVTGVQGIASSLTFRGLAAVPPNVRVVLYDEQAETHRDLRDDSVYAITLHLPESGYRVLAGEQEATQKLLDLLAPQIFSLGPNFPNPFNPRTTIPLVIPTMTQAQVEVFSILGEHVATLHRGSIEPGRHWLEWDGLNSDGKPVSSGIYMVRVRTEDGKAAVLRVALVR, from the coding sequence GTGACCGACTATGCGGGGTCGTACGCTGAGAAGGATTTTTCGATATCGGTCTTGAATCCCTTCCCGGTCATTACCAGCATCGTGCCCTCGGAGAAGGTCGTGGGTGAGCCCGCCTTCTCTCTTACGGTTAACGGTTCCGGGTTTGTTCCAACTTCACAAGTGCGGTACAGCGGCGGAGTCCGAACAACATCGTATGTCAGTGCCACCCAGGTGATGGCATCGATCAGCGCTGACGACGTCGCTGTAACGGGAGTACAGGCAATCACGGTTTCCACACCCGCTCCTGGTGGAGGGACTTCCACTCCTCCGGCCGTCCTCACCATTGCGCTTCCGGTTACTCCTCCGAGGATCACGGTGCAATCAACGTGGAGTTTTCCTTCGCGCACCCGCGCTGATGCTTTTGCACAGGCCGATTATCGACTCGTTGGTCTGCCGGGAGACAGTACGATACCCGTGACTGCGATCCTTCGCGGCACGCCGGAAACCGATTGGCGGGTGGCCTGGGACAATGGCACTTCCACCAACTATCTTGTTCGGCATTCGAGCACAGCTCCGCTGTCATTTGGGTTGGGCAAGAGTTATTGGATCCTTTCCAAAGCCAACGTTACCCTCGATCTTAACCTGCCGGCGGTCACGGTGAATAACCGCAACCAGGCTGAGATCCCGTTGCACCCTGGCTGGAACATGATCACGAATCCGTTCTCCGGCAACGTCCAATGGTCGACGGTGGTGGCAGCAAACGCCGGAATTGAAAATGCGCTATGGTCATTTTCGGGAGCGTGGAGTACGGGCACCCAAATGATCCCCTACATGGGATACTATTTCCACAATGGGCAGGCATTGGGAGCCTTGCGGATCCCGCGGCCCGGTGCTCTTCCCAAAGCCGCGGTGAATACTGACCACTCCGTATTTGCCTGGAAAGTGGACGTTGCCCTCAAACAGGCAGACATCGTTGATTCCGACCTGTCGTTTGGGGTTTTTCGTGATACGGCTCAAAGGCCAGCGCCGCTTCATAAGCCCCGCGGTCTTGCAGGGATCCCAGAGACATTCTTCCGGCGGACAGACATTGATCCGGCGTATCCCGACTTTGCGACGGATTTCCGATCTCCTTCCTCGGAGGTTGAGGCTTGGGAGTTCCGTGTGACAGGGGTACAGGGAATTGCGAGCTCGCTCACGTTCCGCGGACTAGCCGCGGTTCCACCGAATGTACGCGTGGTGCTCTATGATGAGCAAGCTGAGACGCACAGAGATCTTCGCGACGACAGTGTGTACGCAATCACACTCCATCTCCCGGAGTCAGGATACCGGGTGCTTGCCGGAGAGCAGGAAGCTACTCAGAAGCTTCTTGATCTTCTGGCACCGCAAATATTCTCTCTGGGTCCGAATTTCCCGAATCCGTTCAATCCGCGCACTACAATACCGCTTGTGATCCCCACAATGACCCAGGCTCAGGTGGAGGTGTTCTCCATTCTGGGAGAACACGTTGCCACGCTCCATCGCGGCTCCATCGAGCCAGGCCGCCATTGGTTGGAATGGGATGGACTGAACAGCGATGGAAAGCCCGTCAGCTCAGGGATATACATGGTGAGGGTACGTACGGAAGATGGGAAAGCCGCGGTACTTAGGGTTGCATTGGTGCGATAG